From one Branchiostoma floridae strain S238N-H82 chromosome 3, Bfl_VNyyK, whole genome shotgun sequence genomic stretch:
- the LOC118412068 gene encoding ankyrin repeat, bromo and BTB domain-containing protein DDB_G0293800-like has translation MGEKTDDEPFLRLWDAAFDDDEMKASMLLAMGEDVNQQDPDTGSTPLYIAAQCGNVKVINVLINDGGADVNLAKKDGATPLCAASQYGKIDAALALIEAGAETEIPRDGDVAPPLHIAVVKNNLEMAVTLVEAGVNINQRWKEGVTPLFVAAKFGYAEMVRLLIKLGANINAASKKEGGATPICAAAQFGQDMVVNILEKAGADRRPAEKLGFL, from the exons ATGGGTGAGAAAACGGATGATGAGCCTTTCCTG CGACTGTGGGACGCAGCCTTCGACGATGATGAAATGAAGGCATCCATGTTGTTAGCCATGGGAGAGGATGTTAACCAACAGGATCCA GACACAGGGTCCACCCCTCTGTACATTGCTGCCCAGTGTGGCAATGTCAAGGTCATCAATGTGCTGATCAATGATGGCGGTGCAGATGTCAACCTAGCAAAAAAG GACGGAGCCACACCCCTCTGTGCTGCCTCCCAGTATGGAAAGATCGATGCAGCCCTGGCCCTTATAGAAGCAGGAGCAGAGACAGAGATTCCAAGAGATGGA GATGTTGCCCCTCCCCTCCACATAGCCGTGGTCAAGAACAACCTGGAGATGGCCGTGACCTTGGTGGAGGCTGGCGTTAACATCAATCAAAGGTGGAAG GAAGGTGTCACACCCTTGTTTGTAGCAGCCAAATTTGGCTATGCTGAAATGGTCCGGCTGCTCATCAAGCTGGGAGCAAACATCAATGCAGCATCCAAGAAAGAG GGTGGTGCCACACCCATCTGTGCAGCTGCCCAGTTTGGCCAGGACATGGTGGTTAACATCCTGGAGAAGGCTGGAGCGGACAGGCGGCCGGCCGAGAAACTGGGCTTCCTGTAG
- the LOC118412064 gene encoding coiled-coil domain-containing protein 61-like: MGEETSMVATYSFRGAEFTVTMNVTGGDQLAVEVQDKLTADQWAGTFSSSYLEDLTHKTGNYKSFPIFVNMLESALTQTCDSVTLDLLTYTDLETLRGKKGFVGTKPLPASHVGVLTTKRYLILTYTVEFDRIHYPLPLPYVGKPDPAVLQETIRRLNDQISRLTTQGNQDHKGSEFRKLRKAYSTLLKEKEQIEQDFLQFRRDVDSTAKGNPAKEIRVLKQVVKNLEQELLKERSRHQRSANKKSQAYKELQEELEELRATERNLRVRVKSLTNELAVYKRGPRERSTSRDRFRDRSLSRDRSGQAPNSRSRDRLRDRPLSRERSLSRDRSGPGLRSRSSSRERTYRSYSDIKTPSPIGSKPRFDPTAYVKRQNLKKQQSAEKRKRETRSMVRTGGTPAERGRTRSRQRPPMRERNRSSSVGSTGSVGRNRTRRSSAGSISDVGVLSDNDEPSRSRLKGVLKKRKPPSSSYLWTTPEGPDSRKRLSSTPATTSTRRKRSAGVQKVSSGGYHDRSAEMAEIDARLSALQQYMQSSLATQDY; the protein is encoded by the coding sequence ATGGGTGAGGAGACCAGTATGGTGGCGACTTACTCGTTTCGTGGGGCGGAGTTCACCGTGACCATGAACGTGACGGGAGGTGACCAGCTGGCCGTGGAGGTACAGGACAAACTGACCGCTGACCAGTGGGCTGGGACCTTCAGCAGTTCTTACTTAGAGGACTTGACACATAAGACAGGCAACTACAAGTCATTCCCCATTTTTGTCAACATGTTGGAATCAGCCCTCACACAGACCTGTGATAGTGTGACACTTGACCTGCTGACCTACACAGACCTGGAAACCCTGCGAGGAAAGAAAGGTTTTGTGGGCACCAAACCGTTGCCTGCTAGTCATGTCGGGGTACTCACCACCAAGAGATATCTCATCCTTACATATACAGTGGAGTTTGACAGAATCCACTACCCTCTACCACTTCCTTATGTGGGAAAACCTGATCCTGCTGTACTTCAAGAAACCATCCGGAGACTAAACGACCAAATCAGTAGGCTGACTACACAGGGAAACCAAGATCATAAGGGCAGTGAGTTCAGGAAACTGCGTAAGGCTTACAGCACCTTGCTCAAGGAAAAAGAGCAGATTGAGCAGGACTTTTTGCAGTTCAGACGGGATGTGGACTCTACTGCCAAGGGCAACCCTGCAAAGGAGATCCGGGTCCTTAAACAGGTTGTAAAGAACCTGGAGCAGGAGCTGCTGAAGGAGAGATCCCGACACCAGCGTTCAGCCAACAAGAAATCACAGGCCTACAAGGAGCTGCAGGAAGAGCTTGAGGAGCTCCGAGCAACAGAGAGGAACCTCAGAGTACGCGTCAAGAGCCTCACCAATGAGCTGGCGGTTTACAAGAGAGGGCCGCGGGAACGGTCCACCTCACGGGACAGATTCCGAGACCGATCATTATCTCGCGACCGCAGTGGGCAAGCACCCAATTCCCGCTCACGAGATAGACTTCGAGACAGGCCGTTATCCCGAGAGCGGTCATTATCCCGAGACCGTAGTGGACCAGGTCTCAGGTCCCGCTCCAGTTCCAGAGAGAGGACTTATCGGTCCTACTCTGACATCAAAACGCCATCACCAATCGGCAGCAAACCCAGGTTTGACCCCACTGCATACGTGAAAAGACAGAACTTAAAGAAACAACAAtctgcagaaaaaaggaaaagggAAACAAGGTCCATGGTGAGAACAGGAGGCACACCTGCTGAGAGAGGGAGAACCAGGTCCAGACAACGCCCTCCTATGAGGGAGCGGAATCGATCATCCTCAGTGGGCAGTACAGGTAGTGTGGGCAGGAACAGAACCCGGAGGTCATCAGCAGGGTCCATTTCTGATGTAGGGGTGCTGTCAGACAACGATGAACCTTCAAGAAGCAGGTTGAAGGGAGTTCTGAAGAAGCGCAAACCACCGAGTAGTTCTTACCTATGGACTACACCAGAGGGGCCTGACAGCCGGAAGAGATTGTCCAGTACCCCAGCCACTACATCTACCCGCAGGAAGAGGTCAGCAGGGGTTCAGAAGGTCAGCAGTGGTGGCTACCATGACCGGTCTGCAGAAATGGCAGAAATCGACGCCCGATTGAGTGCTCTTCAGCAGTACATGCAGAGTAGTCTGGCTACACAGGACTACTAG